In Calothrix sp. PCC 7507, one DNA window encodes the following:
- a CDS encoding site-2 protease family protein, which translates to MLTSETSIIATVLLVAFGILSWGFYRARPFGKLGVLAWLQSVVLMAPWLLFFGLFATGIYINIVGILFLVVASAGLYIFLGKKLRAEGQEAILKERATARLAANSSDEANPADSAVIAEIKAEAPPIPEDDLNAIKSIFGIDTFFATETIAYQEGAIFKGNLRGEPEAIHNRLSASLQERLGDQYRLFLIENTDGKPVVIVLPSRNDPRPTSASQKAFAGILLVATIATSLEASGILLNFDLFSQPERFLEALPIASGILAILVGHEIGHWLLARRHQVRLSWPFFLPAVQIGSFGAITRFESLLPNRKALFDIALAGPATGGILSLLMLIAGLLLSHQGSLFQVPNQFFQGSILVGSLARVVLGSALQSPLVNVHPLVIIGWLGLVITALNLMPAGQLDGGRIIQAIYGRKTAGRATLATLILLGIVSLANNLAMYWAIVILLLQRDLERPSLNEVSEPDDARAALGLLALFLMITTLLPLTPGLAGRLGIGG; encoded by the coding sequence ATGTTGACATCAGAAACTTCTATCATTGCTACAGTTCTGTTGGTAGCTTTCGGCATTTTGAGTTGGGGCTTTTATCGCGCCAGACCATTTGGTAAACTGGGCGTATTAGCCTGGTTACAGTCAGTGGTGTTGATGGCTCCTTGGCTGTTGTTTTTTGGGTTGTTTGCCACAGGAATTTATATCAACATAGTTGGTATATTGTTCTTGGTGGTGGCTTCTGCTGGATTGTATATCTTCTTGGGTAAAAAATTGCGTGCTGAGGGGCAAGAGGCAATACTCAAGGAGCGAGCAACGGCAAGACTTGCGGCTAACTCCTCAGATGAAGCAAATCCCGCAGATTCAGCAGTCATCGCCGAGATCAAAGCCGAAGCACCGCCAATCCCAGAAGACGATTTGAATGCCATTAAAAGCATTTTCGGTATTGATACATTTTTTGCCACAGAAACGATCGCTTACCAAGAAGGAGCCATTTTCAAAGGTAATCTCCGGGGAGAACCAGAAGCGATTCACAACCGACTCAGCGCCAGTTTGCAAGAACGTTTGGGTGATCAATATCGCCTGTTTTTAATCGAAAACACAGACGGAAAACCCGTGGTGATTGTCTTACCAAGTCGCAATGACCCGCGTCCGACATCAGCATCCCAAAAAGCATTTGCGGGCATCTTGCTGGTTGCAACCATTGCTACAAGTCTAGAAGCATCAGGTATTCTGCTGAATTTTGATTTATTTTCTCAACCAGAACGATTTTTAGAAGCTTTGCCCATAGCCTCCGGAATATTAGCAATTTTGGTGGGTCACGAAATTGGTCATTGGTTACTTGCTCGTCGCCACCAAGTCCGTCTGAGTTGGCCTTTCTTTCTCCCGGCTGTGCAAATTGGCTCCTTTGGGGCGATTACTCGCTTTGAGTCACTGTTACCCAACCGCAAAGCACTATTTGATATTGCTTTAGCCGGGCCAGCCACTGGGGGAATTCTTTCTTTGTTGATGCTAATTGCTGGTTTGCTGCTTTCCCATCAAGGTAGTTTGTTTCAAGTACCAAATCAGTTTTTCCAAGGTTCCATCTTGGTAGGTAGCTTGGCGCGGGTTGTCCTGGGTTCGGCTTTACAGTCGCCCTTGGTGAATGTCCATCCGTTAGTAATTATTGGTTGGTTGGGGTTAGTCATTACTGCTTTAAACTTAATGCCAGCCGGACAACTAGACGGTGGGCGCATTATTCAGGCGATTTATGGACGCAAAACTGCAGGAAGGGCAACTCTAGCAACTTTAATTTTGTTGGGAATAGTGTCACTGGCTAACAATCTGGCGATGTATTGGGCGATCGTGATTTTATTATTACAACGGGATCTAGAACGTCCCAGTTTGAATGAAGTCAGTGAACCCGATGATGCTAGAGCCGCTTTAGGTCTTTTAGCCTTGTTCTTGATGATTACCACCCTGTTACCTCTAACTCCTGGCTTGGCTGGGCGCTTGGGAATTGGAGGATGA
- a CDS encoding glycoside hydrolase family 10 protein, which translates to MMYRIIKWCVEFFGWKVHQSRRWGLFAAIASLSVVTNVMLSLPLNAQNPPARSTVAELRGVWLTNIDSDVLFERDRLKNSLQRLSELNFNTVYPAVWNWGHTLYPSKVAASVTGRAIDPTPGLQGRDMLKEIVEEGHKKGLTVIPWFEFGFMAPADSLLAKNRPQWLTNRRDGSRIVKEGKDDRVWLNPFRPEVQQFIQDLIIEIVKNYDIDGIQFDDHFGLPSELGYDAYTVALYKKEHRGQSPSTDSKNPEWLRWRANKITDFMKRVFTAIKVTKKNCIVSVAPNPQRFSYDYFLADWQKWERLGIVEDLVLQIYRDDLNVFISELEYPEVKAAQRHIPVSVGILAGLKGRSIPIQQIQTQVQKVRDRRFAGVSFFFYESLWNISKEKPQERQAGLQKIFPTPTAYPNLLAGWKP; encoded by the coding sequence ATGATGTACAGAATTATAAAGTGGTGTGTTGAGTTTTTTGGGTGGAAGGTTCACCAAAGCCGCAGGTGGGGATTATTTGCGGCGATCGCATCTTTAAGCGTTGTCACGAATGTGATGCTATCGTTGCCTTTGAATGCTCAAAATCCTCCGGCGAGGTCTACTGTAGCGGAATTAAGGGGGGTGTGGTTAACAAATATTGATAGTGATGTGTTGTTTGAGCGCGATCGCCTGAAAAACTCTTTACAACGCTTGAGTGAACTCAACTTTAATACTGTATATCCGGCGGTTTGGAATTGGGGGCACACACTCTACCCAAGCAAAGTAGCAGCAAGTGTAACTGGGAGAGCGATCGATCCCACACCGGGGCTGCAAGGGCGAGATATGCTCAAAGAAATTGTTGAGGAAGGACATAAAAAAGGCTTAACAGTCATTCCCTGGTTTGAATTTGGCTTTATGGCCCCTGCTGATTCCCTACTAGCGAAAAATCGTCCCCAATGGCTCACCAATCGCCGCGACGGTAGCCGCATCGTCAAAGAAGGTAAAGACGATCGCGTTTGGTTGAATCCCTTTCGTCCAGAAGTGCAACAATTCATCCAAGATTTAATCATTGAAATCGTCAAAAACTACGACATCGACGGCATTCAATTTGATGACCACTTCGGTTTGCCCTCGGAATTGGGCTACGATGCCTATACAGTGGCACTCTACAAAAAAGAACACCGGGGACAATCACCTTCCACAGATTCTAAAAACCCAGAATGGTTACGCTGGAGAGCCAACAAAATCACCGACTTCATGAAACGGGTATTCACAGCCATTAAAGTCACTAAGAAAAATTGTATAGTCTCTGTTGCACCCAATCCGCAGCGTTTCTCATACGACTACTTTTTAGCAGACTGGCAAAAGTGGGAACGTCTGGGAATTGTGGAAGATTTAGTTTTGCAAATCTATCGGGATGACTTAAATGTCTTCATCAGCGAATTAGAATACCCAGAAGTGAAAGCTGCACAGCGCCATATTCCCGTGAGTGTGGGGATTTTAGCTGGACTAAAGGGTCGATCTATACCCATACAACAAATTCAGACACAAGTGCAAAAAGTACGCGATCGCCGGTTTGCTGGGGTATCATTCTTTTTCTATGAATCTCTCTGGAATATTAGCAAAGAAAAGCCCCAAGAGCGTCAAGCTGGCTTGCAGAAAATCTTCCCCACGCCAACGGCTTACCCCAATCTACTCGCAGGTTGGAAACCTTAA
- a CDS encoding alpha-hydroxy acid oxidase, which translates to MHHPINLFEYEHLAKEHLSQMALDYYSSGAWDEVTLRDNRAAFERVKLHPRMLVDVSDRYLNTSILGQSLKLPLLIAPMAFQCLAHPDGEVATALAAASAGVGMVLSTLATKTMEEVALPNSLQWFQLYIHKDRGLTRALVERANAVGYKAICLTVDAPVLGRRERDQRNQFTLPPGLHAANLATLNIPHAQGESGLFTYFAQQLNPAITWRDLEWLQSISPLPLVIKGILRGDDAVRAVEYGAKAIVVSNHGGRQLDGAIASLDALAAIVAAVDGRVEVLMDGGIRRGTDILKAIALGAKAVLIGRPVLWGLAVNGKAGVSHIISLLQHELDVAMALTGCPSLEDIDSSLVQLDLKS; encoded by the coding sequence ATGCACCACCCCATTAACCTCTTTGAATACGAACACCTAGCAAAAGAGCATCTATCGCAAATGGCGCTCGATTACTATAGCAGTGGGGCGTGGGATGAAGTGACACTACGGGATAATCGCGCTGCGTTTGAGCGAGTTAAATTGCACCCACGGATGTTAGTGGATGTGAGCGATCGCTATCTCAACACCTCCATTTTAGGACAATCCTTAAAACTACCTTTGCTCATTGCGCCGATGGCTTTCCAATGTCTGGCGCATCCAGATGGAGAAGTCGCCACAGCCTTAGCCGCAGCCTCAGCAGGTGTGGGTATGGTATTAAGTACCTTGGCGACTAAAACTATGGAAGAGGTAGCATTACCCAATTCTCTGCAATGGTTCCAACTTTACATCCACAAAGACAGGGGATTGACTCGCGCCTTAGTAGAAAGGGCTAACGCCGTAGGCTACAAAGCAATTTGTCTAACTGTCGATGCTCCCGTTTTAGGACGAAGAGAACGGGATCAGCGTAATCAGTTTACCTTGCCGCCAGGCTTACATGCAGCCAATCTTGCAACCCTAAATATTCCCCATGCCCAAGGAGAATCTGGATTATTTACCTATTTTGCTCAACAACTCAACCCAGCAATAACTTGGCGAGATTTGGAGTGGCTACAGTCCATTAGTCCACTACCTTTGGTGATTAAAGGTATTTTACGAGGAGATGACGCTGTGCGGGCTGTGGAGTATGGCGCGAAAGCAATTGTGGTTTCTAATCATGGTGGGAGACAACTTGATGGGGCGATCGCCTCTTTAGACGCTTTGGCGGCGATCGTTGCCGCAGTAGATGGTAGAGTAGAAGTGCTGATGGATGGAGGTATCCGCCGAGGTACAGACATTCTCAAAGCGATCGCCCTAGGAGCAAAGGCTGTACTGATTGGACGACCTGTTTTGTGGGGATTGGCAGTAAACGGAAAAGCAGGCGTGTCTCACATCATTTCATTGCTACAGCATGAGTTAGACGTGGCTATGGCACTTACTGGTTGCCCTAGCTTAGAAGATATTGACTCTAGCTTAGTACAGCTTGATCTGAAGTCATAG
- a CDS encoding M48 family metallopeptidase translates to MSFLKTPLLGLKADSFRHPLDLEATKALKQIPGLDMVVRNWLGPMAEQIFYVENIAASVLVGEKQLPDLHNLLLEACKILDIEPPQLYIRQHPAPNAYTFAMRGKQPFIVVHTSLIDILTPAEIQAVIAHELGHLKCDHSVYLTPVNVLILAAAALPNVGTFVAQAIQAQLLEWVRCAEFTCDRAALLATQDPKVVMSVLMKLAGGSPRLAPQLNLDAFVDQARAYDDISKTELGEMVKVARTAQLTHPVPVLRAREIDRWSSSQEYQLLLQSQGNSTSEVSSQGGWRNW, encoded by the coding sequence ATGTCTTTCTTAAAAACCCCACTGCTTGGTTTAAAAGCCGACTCATTTCGTCACCCATTAGACTTGGAAGCCACCAAAGCTCTCAAGCAGATACCAGGTTTAGATATGGTGGTGCGAAATTGGCTAGGGCCAATGGCAGAGCAAATTTTTTATGTAGAAAATATAGCCGCTAGTGTGCTGGTTGGTGAAAAACAACTGCCCGATTTACACAATCTGCTACTAGAAGCCTGCAAAATTTTGGATATTGAGCCGCCCCAATTGTACATTAGGCAACATCCGGCTCCCAACGCCTACACCTTTGCAATGCGAGGCAAGCAGCCGTTTATTGTGGTGCATACCTCCCTGATTGATATTCTTACACCAGCAGAAATCCAGGCGGTGATTGCCCACGAATTAGGGCATCTTAAGTGTGATCACAGTGTTTACTTAACTCCTGTAAATGTCTTAATATTAGCCGCCGCCGCTTTACCGAATGTGGGCACATTTGTAGCCCAAGCCATCCAAGCACAACTTTTAGAATGGGTACGCTGTGCTGAGTTTACCTGCGATCGCGCCGCCTTACTAGCAACCCAAGACCCCAAAGTGGTCATGTCAGTGTTAATGAAGCTTGCAGGCGGTTCACCGAGATTAGCACCACAATTAAATCTCGATGCCTTCGTTGACCAAGCCCGCGCCTATGATGATATCAGCAAGACAGAACTAGGCGAAATGGTTAAAGTCGCCCGCACAGCCCAGTTAACCCATCCAGTACCAGTATTACGAGCCAGAGAAATTGATCGCTGGTCTAGCAGTCAAGAATATCAACTTTTATTGCAAAGTCAAGGTAATAGTACTAGTGAAGTATCTTCTCAAGGTGGCTGGCGAAATTGGTAA
- the murA gene encoding UDP-N-acetylglucosamine 1-carboxyvinyltransferase, translating to MNPSSSLPDAKSSPEADSSVLQIWGGHPLRGHVKISGAKNSALVIMAGTLLCSGDCRIRNVPLLADVERMGQVLLALGVRLTRQGDILDINASEITTSKAPYELVTQLRASFFAIGPILARLGVAQMPLPGGCAIGARPVDLHVRGLQAMGAEVQIEHGICNAYVPGSSGRLKGAKIYLDTPSVGATETLMMAATLADGETIIENAAREPEVVDLANFCNAMGAKIQGAGTSKITVVGVSKLHSVEYNIIPDRIETGTFLVAGAITRSELTLSPVCPDHLIPVIAKLRDIGVPIIEEAPDCLRILPATTLKATDIETLPHPGFPTDMQAPFMALLTLAEGDSLINESVFENRLRHASELNRLGADIRVKGNAAFVRGVPMLSGAPVLGTDLRASAALVIAGLAAEGQTTIQGLNHLDRGYDRLDVKLQQLGARITRVGEVSADTELAPSVSNPPSPITT from the coding sequence ATTAATCCTTCTAGCAGCTTACCAGATGCCAAATCGTCACCAGAAGCAGACTCCTCAGTCTTGCAAATCTGGGGTGGGCATCCTTTGCGAGGTCATGTAAAAATTAGCGGGGCTAAAAATTCAGCACTGGTGATCATGGCTGGAACCTTGCTATGTTCAGGAGATTGTCGTATCCGCAATGTTCCCTTATTAGCGGACGTAGAGCGGATGGGTCAAGTTTTATTGGCTTTGGGTGTGCGCCTCACACGACAAGGCGACATTTTAGATATTAATGCCAGCGAAATTACCACATCAAAGGCTCCCTACGAACTGGTGACGCAACTGCGGGCAAGTTTTTTTGCCATTGGCCCAATTTTGGCCCGATTAGGAGTGGCGCAAATGCCATTACCAGGTGGTTGTGCAATTGGGGCTAGACCAGTGGATTTGCATGTCCGAGGACTGCAAGCGATGGGAGCCGAAGTGCAAATTGAGCATGGGATTTGTAACGCCTATGTTCCCGGTAGCAGTGGCAGGTTAAAAGGGGCCAAGATTTACTTAGACACCCCCAGCGTGGGAGCAACGGAAACGTTGATGATGGCCGCTACTCTAGCAGATGGCGAAACAATCATCGAAAACGCTGCCAGGGAGCCAGAAGTTGTTGATCTGGCGAATTTTTGTAATGCAATGGGTGCGAAGATTCAGGGTGCTGGCACTAGTAAAATTACTGTTGTCGGTGTCTCTAAGTTGCATTCAGTCGAATACAATATCATTCCCGATCGCATTGAAACAGGAACTTTTTTGGTAGCTGGAGCAATTACGCGCTCAGAACTTACCCTGTCGCCAGTGTGCCCAGACCATTTGATCCCAGTGATTGCCAAACTGCGAGATATTGGTGTGCCGATTATTGAGGAAGCACCAGACTGCTTACGCATCCTACCAGCAACAACCCTCAAAGCTACGGACATTGAAACCTTGCCCCATCCAGGATTTCCTACGGATATGCAAGCACCGTTCATGGCCTTGTTGACACTGGCAGAAGGTGACAGCCTGATTAACGAATCTGTATTTGAAAATCGTTTACGTCATGCTTCTGAGTTGAATCGCTTAGGCGCGGATATTCGTGTCAAAGGCAACGCTGCCTTTGTCAGGGGTGTGCCAATGTTATCGGGCGCACCAGTGTTAGGTACAGACTTAAGGGCATCGGCAGCTTTAGTCATAGCCGGACTAGCAGCCGAAGGACAGACCACCATTCAGGGCTTAAATCATCTTGACCGCGGCTACGATCGCCTCGATGTCAAATTACAACAATTGGGGGCAAGGATCACCCGCGTGGGCGAAGTATCAGCAGATACAGAATTAGCTCCCAGCGTCAGTAATCCGCCATCTCCGATTACGACTTAG